Proteins encoded within one genomic window of Nordella sp. HKS 07:
- a CDS encoding ABC transporter permease, with translation MPVRAVTVGSRHPQQFFGSWELGLLVLMALLYIGGALINPAFFGTPDALHALLRDSARYGVMAVGMTFVIVNKDIDLSVGSTFGLVGVAFSILFSPTHYDLGLAPALGFCLLLGAAIGLINGVLVTILKVPAFIATLTMLLIGRGLVLGLTGGKNIAYPAKAQDYAGFFQISETNALGFNNQIIIFIVVAVIGAIVLAKTRWGYETFATGGNEQAAIYAGIPTRWVRIRAYLLSSLSATLAGLMAIAQDKGVTSQFGLSAELIVIASVIIGGASILGGRGRIAGSCLGTILTVLINKVLREGWPTTRTVKIDGVDVTVNALSQLPAGAVPAFLGLILLAAVLIEPFVLRRQLPARLWAWLRGRPPPPPPESGGVAMEGIGTRGTVASDRALHARGMGKFFARRDALAIVLVLTLWATGLYLRPDYWGNLANTFAILLNFTEVALLTVGLTYVIACGDIDLSVGAVLALAGSTAAYGLKVMGVDPMTAVMMGMLAGMSAGIVNGLLTVGFGLPSFIATLGMYYIARGLAAWIVAGQQLTGFTERFNLFGRKIGDILNYYGVQLPEGVLRAVADAVSVQTLWTLFVAVIAGIVLGLMPFGQQVLATGGNRRAADYAGINTKRVRFLALAFAGTCAAMAGIINVAYFRSFNPVAGQFRELDAIAAVIIGGGSIFGGYGTIIGSLAGAAVITLVRALLQLNIITADGRSIVLPQHWVNVFIGLILIAAVLIDIWLRQADIFGRVRQFLAKRRTSPG, from the coding sequence ATGCCGGTGCGCGCAGTGACCGTGGGAAGCCGCCATCCGCAGCAGTTCTTCGGCAGCTGGGAGCTGGGCCTCCTGGTGCTCATGGCGCTCCTCTATATCGGCGGCGCCCTCATCAATCCGGCCTTCTTCGGCACGCCCGACGCGCTCCATGCGTTGCTCCGCGATTCCGCGCGTTATGGCGTCATGGCCGTGGGCATGACCTTCGTTATCGTCAACAAGGACATCGACCTCTCGGTCGGCTCGACCTTCGGACTGGTCGGCGTCGCCTTCTCTATCCTGTTCTCGCCGACCCACTATGATCTGGGGCTCGCCCCGGCGTTGGGTTTCTGCCTCCTGCTCGGTGCCGCGATCGGTCTCATCAATGGCGTGCTGGTGACGATCCTCAAGGTCCCCGCCTTCATCGCCACACTCACCATGCTGCTCATCGGCCGCGGCCTGGTGCTCGGCCTTACCGGGGGCAAGAACATCGCCTATCCGGCCAAGGCGCAGGACTATGCCGGGTTCTTCCAGATCAGCGAAACGAACGCCCTCGGCTTCAACAACCAGATCATCATATTCATCGTGGTGGCCGTGATCGGTGCCATCGTTCTCGCCAAGACCCGGTGGGGCTATGAGACATTCGCCACGGGCGGCAATGAGCAGGCGGCAATCTATGCCGGCATCCCGACGCGCTGGGTGCGCATCCGGGCCTATCTCCTGTCGTCGCTGTCGGCGACACTTGCGGGTCTGATGGCGATCGCCCAGGACAAGGGCGTCACCTCGCAATTCGGACTCAGCGCAGAACTTATCGTCATCGCCTCGGTCATTATCGGCGGGGCGTCGATCCTGGGGGGCAGGGGCCGGATCGCCGGGAGCTGTCTCGGCACGATCCTGACCGTCCTCATCAACAAGGTCCTGCGCGAGGGCTGGCCCACGACCCGCACAGTCAAGATCGACGGCGTCGATGTGACCGTCAATGCGCTGAGCCAGCTGCCGGCCGGCGCGGTGCCCGCCTTTCTCGGCCTGATCCTGCTTGCCGCCGTGCTGATCGAGCCCTTCGTCCTCAGGCGCCAGCTACCAGCGCGGCTGTGGGCGTGGCTGCGCGGCCGCCCGCCGCCGCCCCCGCCCGAAAGCGGCGGCGTCGCCATGGAAGGCATCGGAACACGCGGAACCGTCGCGAGCGACAGGGCTCTCCATGCGCGGGGGATGGGCAAGTTCTTCGCGCGCCGCGATGCGCTGGCGATCGTCCTCGTGCTGACATTGTGGGCGACCGGCCTCTATCTGAGGCCCGATTACTGGGGCAACCTCGCTAACACCTTCGCCATTCTCCTCAATTTTACCGAAGTGGCCCTGCTTACGGTGGGCCTCACCTATGTGATCGCCTGCGGTGACATCGATCTCTCGGTCGGGGCCGTATTGGCGCTCGCAGGCAGTACCGCTGCCTATGGCCTCAAGGTCATGGGCGTCGATCCGATGACGGCGGTCATGATGGGCATGCTGGCCGGCATGAGCGCCGGCATCGTCAACGGGCTCCTTACCGTCGGCTTCGGGCTGCCGTCCTTCATCGCCACGCTTGGCATGTATTACATCGCGCGCGGGCTAGCGGCGTGGATCGTCGCCGGCCAGCAGCTCACCGGCTTCACCGAGAGGTTCAATCTGTTCGGACGCAAGATCGGCGATATCCTCAACTATTACGGTGTGCAGCTGCCGGAGGGCGTGTTGCGTGCCGTCGCCGACGCCGTCAGCGTGCAGACCCTGTGGACGCTGTTCGTGGCAGTCATCGCCGGCATCGTCCTCGGCCTCATGCCGTTCGGCCAGCAGGTGCTGGCCACCGGCGGAAACCGGCGGGCGGCCGACTATGCCGGCATCAACACAAAGCGCGTGCGCTTCCTGGCGCTTGCCTTTGCCGGCACGTGCGCCGCCATGGCCGGGATCATCAATGTCGCATATTTTCGCAGCTTCAATCCGGTGGCGGGACAGTTCCGCGAGCTCGACGCGATCGCCGCGGTGATCATCGGCGGCGGGTCGATCTTCGGCGGTTATGGCACGATCATCGGCTCGCTGGCAGGGGCGGCCGTCATAACGCTGGTGCGAGCGCTCCTACAGCTCAATATCATCACCGCCGACGGGCGCTCGATCGTTCTCCCCCAGCATTGGGTCAACGTGTTCATCGGCCTCATCCTCATCGCCGCGGTGCTCATCGACATCTGGCTGAGGCAGGCCGACATATTCGGAAGGGTCCGGCAGTTCCTGGCGAAGCGCCGGACGTCACCAGGGTGA
- a CDS encoding substrate-binding domain-containing protein: protein MSTCALSLAVLMSAGASAQQSGTVSKAVGGYSFEDAAKEAEGTKNFHSADGHLTFAIVTHTAGNGFFDPVYVGATVAGNMIGAKILLLGSESPTDDPAREIEILNQVIQDPTIDGLIMTTPQVGAYDDIVKAAAKNGIPVATTNSFDPNIYNRLGISHTGQDASAAAIAGAALAKCLADKGVTKGSIIFPNDTAMGNIEVNNRVTSAYNATIGALKAAGTLDNFKVDAGPESVGVPADMNDPVNSIIGLIEQRGDVVGAFAANNVFTPALVKAIAQLKMGGKICSYGFDLGPAQQEGMKSGDLTGALGQQPFLQGFWPVMQLYLQIDRGISAANLDTRAQLVTKETVSNIGKRFEN from the coding sequence ATGTCGACATGTGCGTTGTCGCTGGCCGTGCTGATGTCCGCTGGTGCCAGCGCCCAGCAATCCGGAACCGTCAGCAAGGCTGTCGGCGGCTACAGTTTCGAGGACGCCGCGAAGGAGGCGGAAGGCACCAAGAATTTCCATTCCGCCGACGGTCATCTGACCTTCGCGATCGTCACGCATACGGCCGGCAACGGATTCTTCGATCCGGTCTATGTCGGCGCCACCGTCGCCGGCAACATGATCGGCGCGAAGATCCTGCTGCTCGGCTCGGAATCGCCGACGGACGATCCGGCGCGCGAAATCGAGATCCTCAATCAGGTCATCCAGGATCCAACCATCGATGGCCTGATCATGACCACGCCGCAGGTCGGCGCCTATGACGATATCGTCAAGGCCGCCGCGAAGAACGGAATCCCGGTAGCGACGACCAATTCCTTCGATCCCAACATATACAACCGGCTGGGCATCAGCCACACCGGTCAGGATGCATCGGCCGCGGCGATCGCCGGCGCCGCGCTCGCCAAGTGCCTGGCGGACAAGGGTGTCACCAAGGGATCCATCATCTTCCCGAACGATACCGCAATGGGAAATATCGAAGTCAACAATCGGGTGACTTCCGCCTATAATGCGACCATCGGTGCCCTGAAAGCGGCCGGCACGCTCGATAACTTTAAGGTCGATGCGGGTCCGGAAAGCGTCGGCGTTCCCGCCGACATGAACGATCCGGTCAACAGCATCATCGGCCTCATCGAACAACGCGGCGACGTGGTGGGCGCTTTCGCCGCCAACAATGTCTTCACGCCGGCTTTGGTGAAGGCGATCGCGCAGCTGAAAATGGGCGGCAAGATCTGTTCCTATGGCTTCGATCTGGGCCCCGCCCAGCAGGAGGGCATGAAGAGCGGCGATCTTACCGGCGCGCTCGGCCAACAACCCTTCCTGCAGGGCTTCTGGCCGGTCATGCAGCTCTATCTGCAGATCGACCGCGGCATCTCGGCCGCCAATCTCGACACGCGCGCCCAGCTGGTCACCAAGGAAACGGTCAGCAATATCGGCAAGCGCTTTGAAAACTGA